A region from the Flavobacteriales bacterium genome encodes:
- a CDS encoding DUF4846 domain-containing protein, with the protein MKLFFSFLTILFFANCNTETPSKESTLNHSSHIIDQSHPVKILTNDTLKYSLSWLEDFDLNNTLINRIQPPEGFQRVSSPQNSFTHWIRRLPLKQGNPNVMLYNGEEKWNQDAHFAVFDLDIGTRDLQQCADATMRIRAEYLYHTQQYDKIHFNYTNGAYVPYQKWRNGYYPIPKGKSVSWVKKEKCNTSYKSFKSYLIQVFNYAGTHSLSKELTPVPYQDMQVGDLLIQGGFPGHAVMVVDLVESPNGTKMYLLAQSYMPAQNFQLLKSLSTNSPWYPLDPNPSTINTPEWTFESSQLMRWN; encoded by the coding sequence ATGAAACTATTCTTTTCGTTCTTAACAATCCTTTTTTTTGCTAACTGTAATACTGAAACTCCATCTAAAGAAAGTACTCTTAACCATTCAAGTCATATTATTGATCAAAGTCATCCTGTAAAAATATTAACCAACGACACCCTCAAATATTCACTTTCTTGGTTAGAAGACTTTGATTTAAACAATACATTGATCAATAGGATCCAACCTCCAGAAGGATTTCAACGTGTAAGCTCACCTCAAAATTCTTTTACACATTGGATACGAAGACTACCTTTAAAACAAGGAAATCCAAATGTAATGTTATATAATGGTGAAGAAAAATGGAATCAAGATGCTCATTTTGCTGTTTTTGATTTAGATATAGGAACGAGAGATTTACAGCAATGCGCAGATGCAACTATGCGAATTAGAGCTGAATATTTGTACCATACACAACAATACGATAAAATCCACTTTAATTACACCAATGGAGCTTATGTCCCCTATCAAAAATGGAGAAATGGCTACTACCCCATTCCTAAAGGAAAAAGTGTTTCTTGGGTAAAAAAAGAGAAATGTAACACTTCTTACAAAAGTTTCAAAAGCTATTTAATTCAAGTATTTAATTACGCTGGAACCCATTCATTAAGTAAAGAACTTACCCCTGTTCCTTATCAGGACATGCAAGTTGGAGACCTTTTAATCCAAGGTGGATTTCCAGGTCATGCAGTAATGGTTGTTGATCTTGTTGAAAGCCCTAATGGAACAAAAATGTACCTATTAGCTCAAAGTTATATGCCTGCCCAAAACTTTCAATTATTAAAAAGTCTTTCTACTAATTCTCCTTGGTACCCATTAGATCCAAATCCTTCAACAATCAACACTCCAGAATGGACTTTTGAGTCCTCTCAACTAATGAGATGGAATTAA
- a CDS encoding M1 family metallopeptidase — protein MKKIYLILLSGFLIQSCGSNNTVENPTNIKKDKESMKLKESKELIRDEHTQSNYKAVCTKHIDLQLAVDFETKTLSGIAKHTIENKAGVDQVVFDTKYLAIEKVMLNDTVEAVFSLGAFDELLGTPLAVNINDETETVAIYYSTTAQTEALDWLVAEQTANKTSPFMYTQGQSIFTRSWIPLQDSPELRITYSADIKVPEGMLAVMSANNPVEKNVDNSYHFEMKQSIPCYLLALAVGELEFKALDARTGVYAEPSMLNSCAEELVDMGRMVDEAEELYGPYQWERFDVIVLPPSFPFGGMENPRLTFATPTIIAGDKSLVSLIAHELAHSWSGNLVTNATWNDFWLNEGFTVYFERRIMEAIEGKDYADMLALLGYQDLERSLGELRPEFQKLRLNLTGFHPDDAMTDIAYEKGYFFLRLLEDQVGRETFDQFLKTYFDEHKFQTITTDQFLTYLDKELLKPNQVALNIEEWVDKPGLPQNCPKVVAVRFQNVEQQLANYKEHFDVSILKTEDWSTHEWLHFLRHLDSTLTIAQFEELDRAFDLTNSGNSEIAAIWFEKSIYANYRGIDNALKTFLGRVGRRKFLKPLYEALASTPEGLERGRAIFAVSKPNYHYVSINTIEQILQLK, from the coding sequence ATGAAGAAGATATATTTAATTTTATTATCAGGGTTTTTAATCCAAAGTTGTGGTAGTAACAATACCGTTGAAAATCCAACCAATATAAAGAAAGATAAAGAATCAATGAAGCTAAAAGAATCCAAGGAGTTAATTCGAGATGAGCATACACAGTCTAATTATAAAGCAGTTTGTACAAAACACATTGACTTACAATTAGCTGTCGATTTTGAAACTAAAACGCTTTCAGGTATTGCTAAGCACACCATAGAGAATAAAGCTGGTGTAGATCAAGTAGTATTTGATACTAAATATTTAGCGATAGAAAAAGTAATGTTGAATGATACTGTTGAAGCTGTTTTTTCGTTAGGGGCATTTGATGAGTTATTGGGAACACCATTAGCAGTAAATATTAATGATGAAACAGAAACAGTTGCTATATATTATTCTACGACAGCTCAAACAGAGGCTTTAGATTGGTTGGTAGCAGAACAAACAGCCAATAAAACGAGTCCGTTTATGTATACTCAGGGACAGTCTATTTTTACTAGAAGTTGGATCCCGTTGCAAGATTCTCCTGAGTTAAGAATTACTTATTCAGCAGATATCAAAGTTCCTGAAGGTATGCTAGCTGTAATGAGTGCCAATAATCCTGTAGAAAAGAATGTAGATAATTCTTATCATTTTGAAATGAAACAGTCTATTCCGTGTTATTTGTTGGCATTGGCTGTGGGAGAACTTGAGTTCAAAGCTTTAGATGCTAGAACAGGAGTTTATGCTGAACCATCAATGTTAAATAGTTGCGCTGAGGAATTGGTTGATATGGGAAGAATGGTTGATGAGGCAGAAGAACTGTATGGACCCTATCAATGGGAGCGTTTTGATGTGATTGTTTTGCCTCCAAGTTTTCCTTTTGGTGGAATGGAAAACCCTAGATTGACTTTTGCAACGCCTACTATTATAGCTGGAGATAAGAGTTTAGTGTCGTTAATAGCACATGAGTTAGCACATTCTTGGAGTGGTAATTTGGTTACGAATGCTACTTGGAATGATTTCTGGTTGAATGAAGGTTTTACGGTTTATTTCGAACGCCGTATTATGGAAGCGATAGAAGGGAAAGATTATGCAGATATGTTAGCTTTATTAGGTTATCAAGATTTAGAGCGTTCATTAGGAGAATTAAGACCTGAATTTCAGAAATTAAGGTTAAACTTAACAGGCTTTCATCCAGATGACGCAATGACAGATATTGCTTATGAAAAAGGTTATTTCTTCCTAAGGTTACTAGAAGACCAGGTTGGTAGAGAAACATTCGATCAATTCTTAAAAACATATTTCGACGAACATAAATTTCAAACAATTACTACAGATCAATTTTTAACGTATTTAGACAAAGAATTGCTAAAGCCTAATCAAGTAGCGTTAAATATTGAGGAGTGGGTTGATAAACCAGGTTTGCCTCAAAATTGCCCAAAAGTAGTGGCTGTTCGTTTTCAAAATGTAGAGCAACAATTAGCGAATTATAAAGAACATTTTGATGTTTCAATACTGAAAACAGAGGATTGGTCTACTCATGAATGGTTGCATTTTTTAAGACATTTGGATAGTACACTTACCATTGCTCAGTTCGAGGAGTTAGATAGAGCCTTTGATTTAACCAATTCTGGAAACTCTGAAATTGCTGCTATTTGGTTTGAAAAAAGTATCTACGCCAATTATAGAGGAATAGATAATGCTCTAAAGACTTTTCTTGGGAGAGTGGGAAGAAGAAAGTTTTTAAAACCTTTATATGAGGCTTTAGCAAGCACACCAGAAGGGTTGGAAAGAGGAAGAGCTATCTTTGCGGTTTCTAAACCTAATTATCATTATGTTTCCATCAATACGATTGAGCAAATATTACAACTAAAATAA
- a CDS encoding PhoH family protein, whose product MPKKKPSKKIFVLDTSVLLFDSTAVNNFEDNDVAIPITVLEELDNFKIGNETKNFEAREVIRFLDKLSGEHGLTQWISLGTNKGNIKIVMPEEFKGVNAEEVYGQGKNDHKIINAALALKGNIKSTQVILVTKDINLRLKAKALGLKAEDYETGKVKNVKTVSEGFPLIQLEDTTIIPTLYKKNFIDENGILGDAKTPNGYYILSENQKTILVRYNDLTECVEHIEKQYAYNIKPRNAEQTFALNALLNQDIKLIALQGVAGTGKTLLALAAALEQHKKYEQIILTRPIIPLSNRDIGFLPGNAEDKISPYMQPLWDNLKFIKSQFSENERKKVALEEMEKNGQLSIIALAFIRGRTLANSIIIVDEAQNLTPIEIKTIITRAGEGSKIVFTGDINQIDTPYMDEQSNGLTYLIDRLKGHHLFSHIKLEKGERSELANLANDLL is encoded by the coding sequence ATGCCCAAAAAAAAGCCTTCCAAAAAAATATTTGTACTTGACACTTCAGTCCTTCTTTTTGATAGTACAGCTGTAAATAATTTTGAAGATAATGATGTAGCGATTCCCATTACTGTTCTTGAAGAATTAGATAACTTTAAAATCGGAAATGAAACCAAAAACTTTGAAGCTAGAGAAGTGATTCGTTTTTTAGACAAACTCTCTGGTGAACACGGATTAACGCAATGGATTTCTTTAGGTACCAACAAAGGTAACATTAAGATTGTTATGCCTGAAGAGTTTAAAGGTGTTAATGCCGAAGAAGTATATGGACAAGGAAAAAACGACCATAAAATTATCAATGCAGCATTAGCTCTAAAAGGCAATATCAAAAGTACGCAAGTAATTTTAGTAACTAAAGATATCAACCTCAGATTAAAAGCTAAAGCTCTAGGGTTAAAAGCTGAAGATTACGAAACAGGAAAGGTAAAAAATGTCAAAACAGTTTCTGAAGGCTTTCCCCTTATTCAATTAGAAGACACCACTATTATACCAACATTATATAAAAAGAATTTTATAGATGAAAATGGAATTTTGGGAGATGCCAAAACTCCAAATGGATATTATATTTTAAGTGAAAATCAAAAAACAATACTTGTTCGTTACAACGACCTCACAGAGTGTGTAGAACATATTGAAAAGCAATACGCTTATAATATCAAGCCTAGAAATGCGGAACAAACATTTGCCCTAAATGCTCTGCTAAATCAAGACATCAAACTCATTGCATTACAAGGGGTTGCTGGAACTGGAAAAACGTTGTTAGCACTTGCTGCTGCACTGGAACAACATAAAAAATATGAACAGATTATTTTAACACGCCCCATTATTCCATTAAGTAATAGAGACATCGGTTTTTTGCCTGGAAATGCTGAAGATAAAATATCGCCCTACATGCAACCTTTATGGGATAATTTAAAATTTATCAAAAGTCAATTCAGTGAAAACGAACGTAAGAAAGTTGCCTTAGAAGAAATGGAAAAAAACGGACAACTTTCCATTATTGCTCTAGCCTTTATTAGAGGACGTACACTTGCAAACAGTATCATTATTGTTGATGAAGCCCAAAACCTTACACCTATCGAAATTAAAACAATCATAACACGTGCCGGTGAAGGCTCTAAAATTGTGTTCACAGGTGACATTAACCAAATTGATACTCCATATATGGATGAACAGAGTAATGGACTCACCTATTTAATTGACCGTTTAAAAGGCCACCACTTATTTTCTCATATAAAATTAGAAAAAGGAGAGCGTTCAGAATTAGCTAATTTAGCCAACGATTTACTATAG
- a CDS encoding sigma-70 family RNA polymerase sigma factor, whose product MNISKKYHHTKQQLTTELAIIKAAQKNPKYFESLYHKYYEQIYRYCYQRVATEEIADDLTSQVFLKALTNIKKYEYKGVPFGSWLYRIAMSVVYQSFKDQKAEQTINIDSLAFKPFLIDEAHEEVFSEEEKTKLKKAILSLKKEEISIIELRYFENRSFKEIAEILNIKENNAKVKAHRILGKLKTKFAV is encoded by the coding sequence GTGAATATTTCTAAAAAATATCATCATACAAAACAACAATTAACCACTGAGTTAGCTATCATTAAAGCTGCTCAGAAAAACCCTAAATACTTTGAAAGTTTATACCACAAATATTATGAACAAATTTACAGGTATTGCTACCAGAGAGTTGCGACTGAAGAAATTGCTGATGACTTAACTAGTCAAGTTTTTTTAAAAGCACTGACCAACATCAAAAAGTATGAATACAAAGGTGTTCCATTTGGTAGTTGGTTATATCGAATTGCAATGAGTGTCGTTTACCAATCATTTAAAGATCAAAAAGCGGAACAAACAATTAACATTGATTCTTTAGCTTTTAAACCTTTCTTAATTGATGAAGCTCATGAAGAAGTTTTCTCAGAAGAAGAAAAAACCAAACTAAAAAAGGCCATTTTATCTTTAAAAAAAGAGGAAATTTCAATTATTGAATTAAGGTATTTTGAAAACCGAAGCTTCAAAGAAATAGCTGAAATTTTAAACATTAAAGAAAATAATGCCAAGGTAAAAGCACATCGAATACTAGGTAAATTAAAAACAAAGTTTGCAGTATGA
- a CDS encoding metallophosphoesterase translates to MKVSFLMLAILLTSVVFGQTIERGPYLQKVSATKINIKWRTDSPLNSKVWYGTSLGNLTQSTTDNNVGTNHEVILTGLQPSTTYYYAIGSTLGQLSAQPNYHFKTSPNIGTVEPIRTWVIGDFGKGNQSQLDVMNAYLNYTGARGTDVWLWMGDNAYQDGNDSEYQTKVFNQYDSIFPFMPFFPTPGNHDYNSMSGYNLLTPTLHTLHSGAYYDIISVPENGEIGGHPSGTEAFYSFDYGNVHYISLNSEIQNTNSRNSAMESWLTQDLAQNTQDWTIVYFHQAPYSRGSHDSDDIWEIFMRGMRKNILPILDAGGADLVLSGHSHNYERSYLMKGHYDYSSAIQPSMFLDGSTGNPDNGEPYKKYYGSDCSEDYEGIVYAVVGNSGSKTGPGDDEGLNHPAMYISDAENAVGSLVLDILADTLTGTYMRSDGQVIDKFQIQRVGSCDTTTVDTTSNNIQEHTNNVVVKVFSDYKSGDFKIRFDLTENSPVSINVHDMNGRLIYTKDFGHLTNGTHYHTIQTELNNIPAGMYNFSIITNKSMVSKRIFKLKI, encoded by the coding sequence ATGAAAGTAAGTTTTTTGATGTTAGCGATTTTGTTAACGAGTGTTGTATTTGGACAAACGATAGAGCGTGGCCCTTATTTACAGAAAGTAAGCGCGACAAAAATCAATATAAAATGGAGAACAGACTCGCCATTGAATAGCAAGGTTTGGTATGGAACTTCATTAGGGAATTTAACACAATCAACGACTGATAATAATGTAGGAACAAATCATGAAGTAATATTAACAGGACTTCAACCATCTACTACCTATTACTATGCAATAGGTAGTACGTTAGGACAATTGAGTGCTCAACCTAATTATCATTTTAAAACAAGCCCTAATATTGGAACTGTAGAACCAATTAGAACATGGGTGATTGGTGATTTTGGGAAAGGAAATCAAAGTCAGTTGGACGTTATGAATGCTTATCTAAATTACACTGGTGCTAGAGGAACTGATGTTTGGTTGTGGATGGGTGATAATGCTTATCAGGATGGGAATGATTCCGAATATCAAACGAAAGTATTTAATCAATATGATTCAATATTTCCGTTTATGCCCTTTTTCCCTACACCAGGAAATCACGATTATAATAGTATGAGTGGGTATAATTTGTTAACCCCTACATTACATACTTTGCACTCAGGAGCGTATTATGATATTATTTCCGTTCCAGAAAATGGAGAAATAGGTGGACACCCTTCTGGAACAGAAGCGTTTTATTCTTTTGACTATGGAAACGTTCATTACATTAGTTTAAATTCTGAGATTCAAAATACCAATTCAAGAAACTCAGCTATGGAGAGTTGGCTGACTCAAGATTTAGCTCAAAATACACAAGATTGGACTATTGTATATTTTCATCAAGCTCCTTATTCAAGAGGGTCACATGATTCTGATGATATATGGGAGATTTTTATGAGGGGAATGCGTAAGAATATTTTACCTATTCTTGATGCCGGAGGAGCTGATTTAGTCTTAAGTGGACATAGTCATAATTATGAACGTTCATATTTAATGAAAGGGCACTATGACTATAGCTCAGCTATTCAGCCGTCTATGTTTTTAGATGGAAGCACAGGAAATCCAGATAATGGGGAGCCGTATAAAAAATATTATGGCTCAGATTGTTCTGAAGATTATGAGGGAATAGTTTATGCTGTAGTTGGAAATTCAGGATCTAAAACTGGTCCTGGGGATGACGAGGGACTTAATCATCCAGCAATGTATATTAGTGATGCAGAAAATGCTGTAGGATCATTAGTGTTGGATATTTTAGCAGACACACTAACAGGTACTTACATGCGTTCTGATGGACAGGTAATTGACAAGTTTCAAATTCAAAGAGTAGGAAGTTGTGACACAACTACTGTAGATACCACTTCTAATAATATTCAAGAGCATACTAACAATGTAGTGGTTAAGGTGTTTAGTGATTATAAGTCAGGAGATTTTAAAATCCGTTTTGATTTAACAGAAAATTCTCCGGTAAGTATTAATGTACATGATATGAATGGCCGACTGATTTACACAAAAGATTTTGGACATTTAACGAATGGAACACATTACCATACTATTCAAACAGAGTTGAATAACATTCCTGCAGGGATGTATAATTTTAGTATTATTACGAATAAATCAATGGTTAGTAAGCGAATATTCAAATTGAAAATATAG
- a CDS encoding sigma-70 family RNA polymerase sigma factor: MNKTLAIDNINLVNYLAPPKVLTEDDVITGCKQGKRSAQNELFNRYSGAMLGIAMRYSNNKTEAEDALQEAFIKIYKNIVKFEGRRDGSLTNWIKTIVVNTTLSLNKKNKKHNYTEDIETTRIGYETIENEVQDIAGTQNKIMHALNQLPSGYRTVFNLYVLEGYSHQEIADILSISVNTSKSQLSKARKFLKKVLGYNEK; the protein is encoded by the coding sequence ATGAACAAAACCCTAGCTATTGATAACATTAATTTAGTTAACTATCTTGCACCCCCAAAGGTGTTAACCGAAGATGATGTAATAACAGGTTGCAAACAAGGTAAACGTTCTGCACAAAATGAATTGTTCAACAGGTATAGTGGAGCAATGTTGGGGATTGCTATGCGTTATTCTAACAATAAAACAGAAGCTGAAGATGCATTACAAGAAGCGTTTATTAAAATTTACAAAAACATTGTAAAATTTGAGGGAAGACGAGATGGTTCGCTAACCAATTGGATCAAAACAATTGTGGTCAACACCACTTTGAGTCTTAACAAAAAAAACAAGAAACATAATTATACAGAAGATATTGAAACGACTCGTATTGGTTATGAAACAATAGAAAATGAAGTTCAAGACATTGCTGGAACTCAAAACAAAATAATGCACGCCTTAAACCAATTGCCATCTGGCTACAGGACTGTATTCAACTTATATGTTTTAGAAGGTTATTCTCATCAAGAAATTGCCGATATTTTATCCATATCTGTTAACACCTCCAAATCACAATTATCAAAAGCTAGAAAATTCTTAAAAAAAGTCTTAGGATACAATGAAAAATAA
- a CDS encoding DEAD/DEAH box helicase, which produces MSNFKELGVHNDYIKALEEIDIVKPTEIQQSAIPFLMKVREDFIGLAQTGTGKTAAFGLPLLNQIKVEEKKVQALILAPTRELVQQIKKQLFKFTKYTDRIFLEAVYGGEKIDIQKKRLGRPTHIIIATPGRLVDLINQKVIRLDDIKTVVLDEADEMLSMGFKSQLDAILSRTPNNKKTWLFSATMGKDVQRIVKNYMTNNPKQVVVKSYGLVNENIAHQFVKCTASQKLNSMVQFIKSQNDNRGIVFCNTKSNADTLAKQLIAKNISADALQGDLTQKEREKVMRAFKNESIQILVSTDVSARGIDVKDLGYVLHQQLPVQTEYYTHRSGRTARAGKKGISLAFITEKELQSMYNIEKKLKIRFAKTSV; this is translated from the coding sequence ATGAGCAATTTCAAAGAATTGGGAGTCCACAATGATTATATAAAGGCCTTAGAAGAAATAGATATCGTTAAACCTACCGAAATTCAACAATCAGCGATTCCCTTTTTAATGAAAGTTAGAGAGGACTTTATTGGACTTGCTCAAACCGGAACTGGTAAAACGGCTGCCTTTGGTTTGCCACTTCTCAACCAAATTAAAGTTGAAGAAAAAAAAGTGCAAGCTTTAATATTAGCCCCTACAAGAGAGCTTGTACAGCAAATAAAAAAGCAACTTTTTAAATTTACAAAATATACTGATCGTATCTTTTTAGAGGCTGTTTATGGTGGTGAGAAAATTGACATTCAAAAAAAGAGATTAGGACGTCCTACACATATCATTATCGCAACACCAGGTCGATTGGTTGACTTAATTAATCAAAAAGTTATCCGATTAGATGATATAAAGACGGTAGTCTTGGATGAAGCTGATGAAATGTTAAGTATGGGCTTTAAATCACAGTTAGATGCGATCTTATCGAGAACCCCAAACAACAAGAAAACATGGTTATTCTCAGCAACAATGGGTAAAGATGTTCAAAGAATTGTAAAAAACTACATGACCAACAACCCCAAACAAGTCGTTGTAAAAAGCTACGGTTTAGTCAATGAAAATATAGCCCATCAATTTGTAAAATGTACAGCTTCTCAAAAGCTAAACAGTATGGTTCAGTTTATCAAATCACAAAATGATAACCGCGGTATTGTTTTTTGTAATACCAAGTCCAATGCTGATACTTTAGCTAAACAGCTAATCGCTAAAAATATTTCGGCAGATGCATTACAAGGTGATTTGACTCAGAAAGAACGAGAAAAAGTGATGCGTGCATTTAAAAATGAATCTATACAAATCTTAGTTTCGACAGATGTATCTGCCCGAGGAATAGATGTTAAAGATTTAGGTTATGTTTTACACCAACAATTACCTGTTCAAACGGAATATTATACCCACCGAAGTGGACGTACAGCTCGAGCAGGTAAAAAAGGAATTTCACTAGCTTTTATCACAGAGAAAGAACTACAATCGATGTACAACATTGAAAAAAAGTTAAAAATACGATTTGCTAAAACGAGTGTTTAA
- a CDS encoding hemolysin III family protein produces the protein MSTKGLKYYSKSEEISNVLTHGIGFLLSIPALIFLINLALEKGGMSHLIGYIVFGASMLILYLASTVYHAVQKPNLRKKLNILDHAAIYVLIAGTYTPFTLVGLEGGWKWSIFGTVWGIALVGVIFKLFFTGKFNLLSTILYVSMGWLIVIAYQPLSEGISSDSLYWLFAGGIAYTIGAVLYMIRKMPFNHAIFHLFVLIGTGCHFLSVSHLVDQVV, from the coding sequence ATGTCTACTAAAGGATTAAAGTATTATTCAAAATCGGAAGAAATTTCTAACGTATTAACACATGGAATAGGTTTTCTGTTGAGTATTCCTGCTCTAATTTTTTTAATAAATTTAGCTCTTGAAAAGGGGGGGATGAGTCATTTGATAGGCTATATTGTGTTTGGAGCAAGTATGCTTATCCTCTATTTAGCATCAACTGTTTATCATGCTGTTCAAAAACCTAATTTGAGAAAAAAACTAAACATTCTTGATCATGCAGCAATTTATGTGCTTATTGCAGGAACGTATACTCCTTTTACTTTAGTTGGATTAGAAGGGGGATGGAAATGGTCTATATTTGGAACAGTGTGGGGAATAGCATTAGTTGGCGTGATCTTTAAACTGTTTTTTACTGGAAAGTTTAACCTGCTTTCAACAATATTGTACGTATCTATGGGCTGGCTGATAGTTATCGCCTATCAACCTCTATCAGAGGGGATTTCTTCAGATAGTTTGTATTGGTTGTTTGCTGGAGGGATAGCTTATACGATAGGAGCTGTGCTTTATATGATTCGAAAAATGCCTTTTAATCACGCAATATTTCATTTATTTGTATTGATAGGAACAGGATGCCACTTCTTATCTGTATCGCATTTAGTAGATCAAGTTGTATAA
- a CDS encoding sigma-70 family RNA polymerase sigma factor, whose amino-acid sequence MRQLKITKQVTNRETASLDKYLQEIGRVDLITAQEEVELAQRIRAGDEEALDRMVKANLRFVVSVSKQYQNQGLTLPDLINEGNLGLIKAAKRFDETRGFKFISYAVWWIRQSILQALAEQSRIVRLPLNKIGSINKINRAFSDLEQLYGRPPTAEEIAFELDVTVAEVKQSMSNSGRHLSMDAPLGDDDGSSNMYEVMPSENSAGPDKELMHESLRKEIERSLSTLTPREADVVRLYFGLGQKLPMTLEEIGERFELTRERVRQIKEKAIRRLKHTSRSKMLKAYLG is encoded by the coding sequence ATGAGACAACTAAAAATCACCAAACAGGTAACCAACAGAGAAACCGCATCCTTAGACAAATACCTACAAGAAATTGGCCGAGTTGACTTAATTACAGCTCAAGAAGAAGTTGAATTAGCTCAACGAATTAGAGCTGGAGATGAAGAAGCCCTAGATAGAATGGTCAAAGCGAATTTACGTTTTGTTGTATCAGTTTCTAAACAGTATCAAAATCAAGGGTTAACACTTCCCGATTTAATTAATGAAGGTAACTTAGGCCTAATTAAAGCAGCAAAAAGATTTGATGAAACTAGAGGTTTTAAATTTATTTCTTATGCTGTATGGTGGATTCGTCAATCTATTTTACAAGCATTAGCTGAACAATCAAGAATTGTACGTCTACCTTTAAATAAAATTGGATCGATTAACAAGATTAATAGAGCTTTTTCTGATTTAGAACAACTTTATGGTCGTCCTCCTACAGCAGAGGAAATCGCTTTTGAATTGGATGTCACTGTTGCCGAAGTTAAGCAGTCGATGTCTAACTCTGGAAGACACCTATCAATGGACGCTCCTCTGGGAGATGATGATGGAAGTAGCAACATGTATGAAGTTATGCCCTCTGAAAATTCAGCAGGACCAGACAAAGAGTTAATGCATGAATCATTAAGAAAAGAAATTGAACGTTCATTAAGCACACTTACACCAAGAGAAGCAGATGTTGTTCGTTTGTACTTTGGTTTAGGTCAAAAATTACCGATGACCTTAGAGGAAATAGGAGAACGTTTTGAGCTAACAAGAGAACGTGTTAGACAAATTAAAGAAAAAGCTATTAGAAGACTAAAACATACTTCTAGAAGTAAAATGTTAAAAGCTTATTTAGGTTAA
- a CDS encoding c-type cytochrome, with the protein MKFYLFLGIPLVLFSCIEQPQNSSSFEENVTQYDQTIDSEITLGAKLFFDPILSKDQSISCASCHNPEFAFADSSALSKGVSGALGTRNTPTVMNTLSRPFLFHDGRANSLEEQAVGPIENPVEMNLSYTEAVERVQNSEHYQYYFKKVFNHSPDSSSILTALAEFQRSLESDGSAPHDLWMNEEDTTAMSPAQIRGRTLFLTKAKCFDCHFGPDFTGDEFRNIGLYDAQTLTDKGRYDVTNDSSDLGKFKVPGLRNITLTAPYMHNGMFKTLEEVVAYYNNPYLIVKHPINMDTLMLEPLNLTEEEQSDIVAFMESLTDQNIPYRTTKE; encoded by the coding sequence ATGAAGTTTTATTTATTTTTAGGAATACCATTGGTCTTATTTTCTTGTATTGAACAACCTCAAAACAGTTCTTCTTTTGAGGAAAACGTAACACAATATGACCAAACTATTGATTCTGAAATTACCTTAGGTGCAAAACTATTCTTCGATCCAATTCTTTCCAAGGATCAATCTATTTCTTGTGCTAGTTGCCATAATCCTGAATTTGCATTTGCTGATAGCTCTGCACTTTCTAAAGGTGTTTCGGGTGCTTTAGGGACAAGAAATACACCGACAGTAATGAACACACTTTCTCGCCCCTTTCTATTTCATGATGGTAGAGCTAATAGTTTAGAGGAACAAGCAGTAGGCCCAATTGAAAATCCAGTAGAAATGAATTTAAGTTATACCGAAGCAGTAGAACGCGTTCAAAATAGTGAACACTACCAATATTACTTTAAGAAAGTTTTTAACCACTCTCCTGACTCATCAAGTATTCTAACTGCATTAGCTGAATTTCAAAGAAGTTTAGAAAGTGATGGCTCTGCACCGCATGATTTATGGATGAATGAAGAGGATACAACAGCTATGTCTCCAGCTCAAATTAGAGGTCGTACTTTATTTTTAACTAAGGCGAAATGCTTTGATTGTCACTTTGGACCTGACTTCACAGGAGATGAATTTAGAAACATTGGATTATATGATGCCCAAACACTTACAGATAAAGGTAGATATGATGTAACAAATGATTCTAGTGATCTTGGTAAATTTAAAGTTCCAGGTCTTAGAAACATTACGTTAACCGCTCCGTATATGCATAATGGAATGTTTAAAACATTAGAAGAAGTAGTAGCCTATTATAATAACCCTTATCTAATTGTTAAACATCCTATTAATATGGATACACTAATGCTAGAACCCTTAAATTTAACAGAAGAAGAACAAAGTGACATTGTCGCTTTTATGGAGTCATTAACCGATCAAAACATTCCTTACAGAACCACCAAAGAATAA